The genomic interval CGGGACGCTCCACGACCTCGCCCGCCGCGATGCGCGCCCACACGCTCTCCGGAAGTTCCCTAATCCGCGGCGCCATTTTTTTCCACTCTTTTCCCAATCAATCCCCAAATCAATCTCTTTCGCTCCTCAGGCATCCCGAGTCAAAGCTGAAGGCCTATTTTTTCGGCAATTTTTTCCGCCAGTAGCTTGAAGTCCCTTCTGGCATCGTGAACGGCATTCGCATGACTGCCTATGGCGCCATCGGCGGAAGTGAGGTTGAAAATGGGTTTACGGCGCTCCTGAGCCATAGGGATCAAACTGCGGTAATGTTTTATGGTCGCCAGACAATAAGGATCCTCTTCCTGTCGAAGCCCAGGTATATCCTCTTCATCCAGAACATATTTTCGGTAGCTCCCCGGAATGTGCTGCACCCATTTGTCGTAGGCCTGAACGGGACGCTCCAGCCTCACACCATGCTGCTGGCAGAGATAGCCGATAGGCTGCATTTTTCCGTCAGGCAACCGAAAATTCGGATAACGACGAATTTCTTCGCTCTCCCTCCAATTATCCAAACGTTTTTTCCAAAGGCCCTTCCAGGAACTCAAAGCGGGCCCCAAGTTGCCCAAGCCCTGTAATGAAAACAAATCCGCTCCCAGGGGAATGGCCACATAGTCCGTCGCCAATAAGGCCGAGCGGTTGATTGCGCCGAGATTCGGGCCGATATCGACCAGAATCAGGTCGGCCTGGACCGCTTGGGCGGCCATCTGCATGACCTGCCAGAAGGAGCTGAGAATTCGCATGGGACGATAGAGATTGTGATCCCCCATGCTGTTGGGCCATT from uncultured Fretibacterium sp. carries:
- a CDS encoding AAA family ATPase, yielding MISPVLTFFNNRAGVGKTSLIYHLAWMFASLRKRIVAVDLDPQANLTAAFLIEEEIEAIWEEEKPGSTVYRCVEPLADVGDIAEPHLRKIAADLYLLPGDVRLSRYEEVLSREWPNSMGDHNLYRPMRILSSFWQVMQMAAQAVQADLILVDIGPNLGAINRSALLATDYVAIPLGADLFSLQGLGNLGPALSSWKGLWKKRLDNWRESEEIRRYPNFRLPDGKMQPIGYLCQQHGVRLERPVQAYDKWVQHIPGSYRKYVLDEEDIPGLRQEEDPYCLATIKHYRSLIPMAQERRKPIFNLTSADGAIGSHANAVHDARRDFKLLAEKIAEKIGLQL